A single Ciona intestinalis chromosome 14, KH, whole genome shotgun sequence DNA region contains:
- the LOC100180047 gene encoding uncharacterized protein LOC100180047 — MVMEVTSPRLGLNPNALREFKLVVVGPRKVGKSALVVRFLTKRFINEYLENTDMTCNGVADLDGENFRVNIQDTSEKGMRISSIEHYIRWADAIMLCFSVTDAESYKKLREVAVKMVDKLNDLAEKEPSRVPPIVVVGNKCDLDYFRKVSRQDGYDLAELLKVDYFETSAREGWSRLVSRAESFSDPCSSDNETLGIVASTAAAIGLAGVSPSKDSKPALTVVPKVNVTSPRGVDENEQSLKRWASYNSVEQPTQRHARSLSNAGFRFESGSPPSQISSNPVTPIPSEDDSDDAKKSAHLSVPDKLKTPRRSVNLINRLSPRLSRKFTKRVTEKKANTRDSNNNGQKGAKHSVMNGISCSLMTTAMLSDTVCGNLSSSSSSQSSASTASSTESLSSCGESRLQFRPSKPTALTSHLNRHKQHYLSDNSSLNNTRIHKTDNSTALRIAEIKKATCTHHPSSLQTQEFGGSEPFLQLCRDGKQMRGRMRARSPSHLLRSGFRRIKSLAASDQGHHNTKQAPNHSLSVPSPLK, encoded by the exons ATGGTGATggaagtgacgtcaccacGACTAGGACTCAATCCTAATGCATTACGAGaatttaaacttgttgttGTCGGTCCAAGAAAAGTCGGAAAATCAG CTCTCGTCGTGCGATTTTTAACCAAGAGATTTATCAACGAATATCTAGAAAACACAG ATATGACCTGCAATGGTGTCGCCGATTTGGACGGAGAAAATTTTCGAGTCAATATTCAAGATACTTCAGAAAAG GGAATGCGAATTTCCTCTATCGAGCATTACATACGATGGGCCGATGCCATTATGCTCTGCTTCTCTGTTACGGACGCTGAAAGCTACAAGAAACTTCGAGAAGTTGCCGTAAAAATGGTAGATAAACTGAACGACCTCGCCGAAAAAGAACCAAG CCGAGTGCCACCTATCGTCGTGGTTGGAAACAAATGCGATCTCGACTACTTCCGCAAGGTGTCGCGTCAGGACGGCTACGATCTCGCTGAGCTACTCAAAGTCGATTACTTCGAAACCTCAGCCAGAGAAGGATGGTCACGGCTCGTCAGCAGAGCTGAATCATTTTCAGATCCTTGCTCAAGTGACAACGAAACTCTAGGCATCGTTGCCTCTACCGCTGCCGCAATAGGTTTGGCAGGAGTCTCGCCAAGCAAAGACTCAAAACCCGCACTGACAGTAGTCCCCAAGGTTAACGTTACGTCTCCACGGGGCGTGGACGAAAACGAACAGTCACTGAAGCGGTGGGCAAGTTATAACAGCGTCGAGCAGCCGACTCAACGCCACGCTCGGTCGCTCTCAAACGCAGGGTTCAGGTTCGAATCCGGGAGTCCACCGTCTCAAATTAGTTCGAATCCAGTTACCCCTATTCCCAGCGAAGACGACAGTGACGATGCAAAGAAAAGCGCGCACCTTAGCGTCCCGGACAAGTTAAAAACACCACGACGCAGCGTCAATTTAATTAATCGCCTCTCTCCTCGGCTGTCGCGGAAATTCACAAAGCGAGTTACCGAAAAGAAAGCAAACACCAGAGATTCGAACAACAATGGCCAAAAAGGCGCCAAACATTCAGTAATGAACGGTATCTCATGTTCCCTCATGACAACCGCAATGCTTAGCGATACAGTATGCGGTAACCTTTCAAGTTCAAGTAGCAGCCAAAGTAGTGCCAGCACTGCCAGCAGCACCGAAAGCCTATCTTCGTGCGGAGAATCCCGTCTTCAATTCCGCCCTTCAAAACCTACTGCCCTCACCTCTCATCTAAACCGGCATAAGCAACATTATCTCTCAGATAATTCATCACTGAACAATACGCGCATCCATAAAACGGATAATTCCACCGCGCTCCGCATAGCCGAGATAAAAAAAGCGACGTGCACGCATCACCCTAGCAGTCTGCAAACCCAAGAATTCGGAGGTTCAGAACCGTTCCTACAGCTCTGTCGAGACGGGAAACAAATGCGAGGAAGAATGCGTGCAAGATCTCCAAGCCATCTCCTCCGGAGCGGTTTCCGGAGGATAAAATCTCTTGCCGCATCAGATCAAGGGCATCACAACACCAAGCAAGCGCCAAATCATTCCTTATCCGTACCTTCCCCATTAAAGTAA
- the LOC104266402 gene encoding uncharacterized protein LOC104266402, translated as MTRNMNWLTIVVLTSLVTSSFQEVTTPESYDYTPSNSTYEYSYDYGSEYESNSTMIEENSEEENSFMMTVEQIGSGVTSIQGLVDQIEDAQNAGQTYLQLPEQLDPAKTNVTLEVR; from the exons ATGACACGGAATATGAATTGGTTAACGATTGTTGTTCTAACTTCATTAGTGACGTCGTCTTTCCAAGAG gtAACCACACCAGAGTCATATGATTATACCCCATCAAATAGCACATACGAATACTCTTACGATTATGGCAGTGAGTATGAAAGTAACTCAACGATGATTGAAGAAAATTCTGAGGAGGAAAACTCGTTCATGATGACTGTAGAACAAATAGGAAGCGGTGTTACATCCATACAG gGTCTAGTTGATCAAATTGAGGATGCTCAAAACGCTGGCCAAACTTATCTACAACTTCCTGAACAACTTGACCCTGCAAAGACAAACGTTACACTCGAGGTACGATAG
- the LOC100185570 gene encoding ornithine decarboxylase-like isoform X2, whose amino-acid sequence MHSVDLVCLETHIALKPPVYGVKNDANKKEFAKEFVNSQQNSKEWDSSFYLADLGQVVRNLQLWTKHMPKIRPYYAMKCNPSQPVVQLLASLGVGFDCASKFEIETALKCGVKPEDILFAVPCKMSSHIEYACQTGVQVMTVDNADELHKIKRIHPTGKLLLRLNVKYCGNGIKMGDKFGVTMSEARELILLCKELELDLIGVCFHPGSGSNSFETIRDSLQRCRELYDFAKLIGNDFKIVDIGGGFVCGDNFIKISKQVNATIDRLFPPETGLTVIAEPGRFFVENAFAFVTSVHDSAKYYIGSGVFAAFCLKYFEKFIRIPESLSRQADKCKCYASTVYGPTGAGDDIVLCDSMLPEAQIDDWWLFDNMGAYSPLLSLGFNGYMVTKAGFFISQDTWNEIADKLNPNSPLFEQYQQLEKTDEEIISNDM is encoded by the exons ATGCATTCGGTTGACCTAGTTTGTTTAGAGACTCACATAGCATTGAAACCTCCCGTCTATGGAGTTAAAAATGATGCAAATAAGAAGGAATTCGCAAAGGAATTTGTTAACTCACAGCAGAATTCAAAG GAATGGGATTCCTCGTTTTACCTGGCAGATCTTGGACAAGTTGTACGAAACTTACAGCTGTGGACGAAGCACATGCCTAAAATCAGACCGTACTACGCCATGAAGTGCAATCCCTCACAACCAGTGGTACAACTGCTAGCGTCGTTGGGTGTGGGCTTCGACTGTGCCAGTAAG TTTGAAATTGAAACGGCTCTAAAATGCGGAGTGAAACCGGAAGACATTCTCTTTGCTGTACCATGCAAGATGTCTTCCCATATTGAATACGCTTGTCAAACCGGTGTTCAAGTTATGACTGTTGACAACGCTGACGAACTGCACAAAATCAAACGGATTCATCCTACCGGAAA GTTACTCTTGCGATTAAACGTAAAATACTGCGGCAATGGCATCAAAATGGGTGACAAGTTCGGTGTTACGATGTCCGAAGCCAGGGAGCTCATATTACTCTGTAAAGAGCTTGAATTGGATTTGATTGGAGTTTG TTTTCACCCTGGAAGTGGGAGTAACTCCTTTGAAACGATCCGCGATAGCTTACAGCGATGTAGGGAGCTTTACGATTTCGCCAAGTTAATTGGAAATGACTTTAAAATAGTCGACATCGGCGGTGGATTCGTTTGTGGCGATAATTTTATCAAG ATTAGTAAGCAAGTTAATGCTACTATTGACCGGTTGTTTCCGCCTGAAACCGGTTTGACAGTCATTGCTGAACCTGGTAGATTCTTCGTGGAAAATGCATTCGCCTTCGTAACATCTGTGCATG ACTCTGCAAAGTATTACATCGGATCTGGAGTTTTTGCCGCATTTTGCTTGAAATATTTCGAAAAATTTATCAGAATCCCAGAAAGCCTATCTCGGCAAGCA GATAAATGTAAGTGTTACGCCAGTACTGTGTACGGACCTACTGGGGCTGGTGATGACATCGTTTTATGTGACTCTATGCTGCCTGAAGCCCAGATTGATGACTGGTGGTTATTTGATA ACATGGGAGCATATTCCCCACTGCTCAGTCTCGGCTTTAATGGTTACATGGTCACGAAAGCCGGATTCTTTATTTCGCAAGATACATG GAATGAAATCGCTGATAAATTGAACCCCAATTCCCCCTTGTTTGAGCAGTATCAACAACTCGAGAAAACCGACGAAGAAATAATTTCCAATGATATGTAG
- the LOC100185570 gene encoding ornithine decarboxylase 1-like isoform X1 encodes MHSVDLVCLETHIALKPPVYGVKNDANKKEFAKEFVNSQQNSKEWDSSFYLADLGQVVRNLQLWTKHMPKIRPYYAMKCNPSQPVVQLLASLGVGFDCASKFEIETALKCGVKPEDILFAVPCKMSSHIEYACQTGVQVMTVDNADELHKIKRIHPTGKLLLRLNVKYCGNGIKMGDKFGVTMSEARELILLCKELELDLIGVCFHPGSGSNSFETIRDSLQRCRELYDFAKLIGNDFKIVDIGGGFVCGDNFIKISKQVNATIDRLFPPETGLTVIAEPGRFFVENAFAFVTSVHGKAIRGDSAKYYIGSGVFAAFCLKYFEKFIRIPESLSRQADKCKCYASTVYGPTGAGDDIVLCDSMLPEAQIDDWWLFDNMGAYSPLLSLGFNGYMVTKAGFFISQDTWNEIADKLNPNSPLFEQYQQLEKTDEEIISNDM; translated from the exons ATGCATTCGGTTGACCTAGTTTGTTTAGAGACTCACATAGCATTGAAACCTCCCGTCTATGGAGTTAAAAATGATGCAAATAAGAAGGAATTCGCAAAGGAATTTGTTAACTCACAGCAGAATTCAAAG GAATGGGATTCCTCGTTTTACCTGGCAGATCTTGGACAAGTTGTACGAAACTTACAGCTGTGGACGAAGCACATGCCTAAAATCAGACCGTACTACGCCATGAAGTGCAATCCCTCACAACCAGTGGTACAACTGCTAGCGTCGTTGGGTGTGGGCTTCGACTGTGCCAGTAAG TTTGAAATTGAAACGGCTCTAAAATGCGGAGTGAAACCGGAAGACATTCTCTTTGCTGTACCATGCAAGATGTCTTCCCATATTGAATACGCTTGTCAAACCGGTGTTCAAGTTATGACTGTTGACAACGCTGACGAACTGCACAAAATCAAACGGATTCATCCTACCGGAAA GTTACTCTTGCGATTAAACGTAAAATACTGCGGCAATGGCATCAAAATGGGTGACAAGTTCGGTGTTACGATGTCCGAAGCCAGGGAGCTCATATTACTCTGTAAAGAGCTTGAATTGGATTTGATTGGAGTTTG TTTTCACCCTGGAAGTGGGAGTAACTCCTTTGAAACGATCCGCGATAGCTTACAGCGATGTAGGGAGCTTTACGATTTCGCCAAGTTAATTGGAAATGACTTTAAAATAGTCGACATCGGCGGTGGATTCGTTTGTGGCGATAATTTTATCAAG ATTAGTAAGCAAGTTAATGCTACTATTGACCGGTTGTTTCCGCCTGAAACCGGTTTGACAGTCATTGCTGAACCTGGTAGATTCTTCGTGGAAAATGCATTCGCCTTCGTAACATCTGTGCATGGTAAAGCAATTCGTGGCG ACTCTGCAAAGTATTACATCGGATCTGGAGTTTTTGCCGCATTTTGCTTGAAATATTTCGAAAAATTTATCAGAATCCCAGAAAGCCTATCTCGGCAAGCA GATAAATGTAAGTGTTACGCCAGTACTGTGTACGGACCTACTGGGGCTGGTGATGACATCGTTTTATGTGACTCTATGCTGCCTGAAGCCCAGATTGATGACTGGTGGTTATTTGATA ACATGGGAGCATATTCCCCACTGCTCAGTCTCGGCTTTAATGGTTACATGGTCACGAAAGCCGGATTCTTTATTTCGCAAGATACATG GAATGAAATCGCTGATAAATTGAACCCCAATTCCCCCTTGTTTGAGCAGTATCAACAACTCGAGAAAACCGACGAAGAAATAATTTCCAATGATATGTAG
- the LOC100183106 gene encoding ornithine decarboxylase-like codes for MPAADLVSLEPSKPLKPPVYGVRKGKSRKEFAKVFVNSQRNLKEWDSSFYLGDLGQVVRNLQMWTKHMPKIRPYYAMKCNPSQPVVQLLASLGVGFDCASKFEIETALKCGVKPEDILFAVPCKMSSHIEYACQTGVQVMTVDNADELHKIKRIHPTGKLLLRLNVCEFEEGVRMGDKFGASMSDAKKLVLLCKSLNLNLNGICYHPGSGVESFECIMSCLQQCKELYDFAASNGVDLKTIDIGGGFLCGENFIKISKQVAATIDRLFPPETGLTVIAEPGRFMNEIAEKLDPKSPLFEQYQRLEKTDEEIISNDV; via the exons ATGCCCGCTGCCGACCTAGTATCACTAGAGCCTAGCAAGCCGTTAAAACCTCCCGTCTATGGAGTTAGAAAGGGTAAAAGTCGAAAGGAATTTGCAAAGGTTTTTGTAAATTCACAGCGGAATTTAAAG GAATGGGATTCCTCGTTTTACCTTGGAGATCTTGGGCAAGTTGTACGAAACTTACAGATGTGGACGAAGCACATGCCTAAAATCAGACCGTACTACGCCATGAAGTGCAATCCCTCACAACCAGTGGTACAACTGCTAGCGTCGTTGGGCGTGGGCTTCGACTGTGCCAGTAAG TTTGAAATTGAAACGGCTCTAAAATGCGGAGTGAAACCGGAAGACATTCTCTTTGCTGTACCATGCAAGATGTCTTCCCATATTGAATACGCTTGTCAAACCGGTGTTCAAGTTATGACTGTTGACAACGCTGACGAACTGCACAAAATCAAACGGATTCATCCTACCGGAAA GTTGCTGTTACGTTTGAATGTCTGTGAGTTTGAAGAAGGGGTTAGAATGGGGGACAAATTCGGCGCATCAATGTCAGATGCCAAAAAGCTCGTATTATTGTGCAAATCGCTCAACTTAAATTTGAATGGGATATG TTACCATCCTGGAAGTGGGGTTGAATCTTTCGAATGTATAATGAGCTGCTTGCAGCAGTGTAAAGAACTCTACGACTTTGCTGCTTCTAATGGGGTagatttaaaaactattgACATTGGCGGGGGATTCCTTTGTGGCGAAAACTTTATCAAG ATAAGTAAGCAagttgctgctactattgaCCGGTTGTTTCCGCCTGAAACCGGTTTGACAGTCATTGCTGAACCTGGTAGATTCAT GAATGAAATCGCTGAAAAATTAGACCCCAAATCACCCTTGTTTGAGCAGTATCAACGACTGGAGAAAACCGACGAAGAAATAATTTCCAATGATGTGTAG
- the jnk gene encoding c-jun N-terminal kinase (The RefSeq protein has 1 substitution compared to this genomic sequence) has translation MGQADEGMSNGKNKGANAPTGAATTGKDTANTEFYTVQVSDSVFTVLKRYQSLKPIGSGAQGMVCAAHDTVLGQHVAIKKLSRPFQNPTHAKRAYRELVLMRAVNHKNIIGLLNVFSPQSSYEDFSHVYLVMELMDASLCQVIQMDLDHERLSYLLYQLLCGIKHLHSAGIIHRDLKPSNIVVRSDCTLKILDFGLARTAGGSFMMTPYVVTRYYRAPEVILGMGYQEVVDIWSVGCIFGEMIRGQVLFPGNDHIDQWNKITEQLGTPSEDFINKLQPTVRNYVLNRPFQRGHPIHRLFPDSLFPADSESNGRLRSSQARDLLAKMLVVDPIGRITVDDALQHPYIKIWYDPSEVEGPGPKVDGGSIDEVDYSVEKWKEVIWTEVKLWDTVDTTVPNPVIPLSTAVPDQPAEKLEPEKVESNPDVPAATAQVVKAETEG, from the exons ATGGG GCAAGCAGATGAGGGCATGAGCAACGGTAAAAATAAAGGTGCTAATGCACCTACTGGTGCTGCTACGACTGGCAAAGATACAGCAAATACAGAGTTCTACACTGTACAAGTATCTGATTCTGTCTTTACTGTACTTAAGAGATATCAGAGCCTGAAACCAATTGGTTCTGGTGCACAAGGAATG GTATGTGCCGCCCATGATACAGTACTTGGCCAACATGTAGCCATAAAGAAACTCAGTCGTCCGTTCCAAAATCCGACACATGCGAAGCGTGCCTACCGCGAGCTTGTCCTTATGCGCGCTGTCAACCACAAAAATATCATCGGTTTACTGAACGTTTTTTCACCCCAATCTAGTTATGAAGATTTTTCCCATGTGTATCTTGTCATGGAACTTATGGATGCTAGTTTATGCCAG GTGATTCAAATGGATCTTGACCACGAAAGACTCTCCTATCTTCTCTACCAGTTACTTTGTGGCATTAAACACTTGCATTCTGCTGGTATCATTCACAGGGACTTAAAACCATCCAACATTGTAGTACGGTCGGACTGCACACTTAAAATTCTTGACTTTGGTTTGGCAAGAACTGCAGGAGGTTCTTTTATGATGACGCCGTATGTGGTGACACGATATTACAG AGCACCAGAAGTGATTTTAGGAATGGGGTATCAAGAAGTAGTGGACATATGGTCAGTGGGATGTATCTTTGGTGAAATGATTAGAGGTCAGGTCCTTTTTCCTGGAAATGATCACATAGATCAATGGAATAAGATAACAGAACAATTAGGAACTCCATCAGAG GACTTTATCAACAAACTGCAGCCAACAGTGAGGAATTATGTTTTGAATCGGCCATTCCAAAGAGGACACCCAATTCATCGCTTGTTCCCTGATAGTCTCTTCCCAGCTGACTCCGAGAGCAATGGAAGACTCCGGTCAAGTCAGGCACGCGATCTTCTTGCTAAGATGTTGGTAGTTGACCCAATTGGAAGAATTACTGTTGATGATGCACTGCAACACCCATATATTAAAATCTG GTACGATCCCAGCGAGGTAGAAGGCCCAGGTCCAAAAGTCGACGGCGGATCAATAGACGAGGTCGATTACTCGGTTGAAAAATGGAAAGAAGTAATTTGGACAGAAGTAAAACTATGGGACACAGTGGACACAACTGTCCCAAACCCGGTTATACCGCTCTCGACAGCTGTACCAGATCAACCTGCTGAAAAACTCGAACCCGAGAAGGCAGAGAGTAACCCAGACGTGCCTGCTGCTACTGCACAGGTTGTGAAAGCAGAAACGGAAGGATAA